The genomic stretch GCATTGCGCGCCGATCATCAACGGCGTGTCGGGCGGCACGTACTTCGCGGCGTTCTCGAACAGGTTCGCGAAGAGCCGTTCCATCAGCACGGCGTCGAGCTGCAACAGCGGAAGATCGGCGGGCAGCGACACCGTCACGGGATGCCTGGCGAGCGTGCGCCGGCAGTCGCGAAGCGCCGAGCCGACCGTCTCCTCGAGCAGCGACCACTGGCGGTTCAGCTTGAGGCTGCCCGCCTGCAAACGCGCCATGTCGAGCAGATTCGTGACGATGCCCGTCATGCGCAGCGCCTCCTCGTGGATCGCGTCGACGAGTTCGCCCTGGGCATCGGTGCGGGCGTCGCGCTGTGCAGCGAGCATTGACGAAAAGCCGACGATCGCCGTGAGCGGCGTACGCAGGTCGTGCGAAATCGCGGACAGCAGCGAGTTGCGCAAGCGCTCCGATTCCATGCTGACGAGCGCATCGCGCGCGATATCGACGTAATGCACGCGTTCCAGCGCGAGCGCGATCTGCGCGGCGAACGCATCGAGCATGCGCTGCTGCTCGGGCACGTCGAGTTCGCGCTCGTCCTCCATCACGACCGCGAGCACGCCGCGCGTGCGCATCGGCGCGCGCAGCGGCAGATAGAGCGCCCGGGCGGCGGGCAGCGTGTCCGTGCCGTGCCCGGCAGGCTTCTGCTGATCGTAGACCCACTGGCCGACATCGACATCGAGCGACGCGCTGTCGAGCATGATGGTCGTGTCGGGATCGTCGATCTTCTGCTTCACCTGATCCGCACTATCGGGCAGCAGCACCGCGACGCGTGCGCGAAACACCTCGCTCACGTGACGGCTGCCAATGCCGACGATCTGCTCCGTCGTCAAGGCCGCCGCGAGTTCGCGCGCCATCGCGTACATCGCGCCCGTGCGCTGCTCGCGCCGCCGCGCGACGCGCGCTTCGCGCCGCAGACTCGACGTCAGATGGCCGATGACGAGCGAGGTCAGCAGCATGCCGAAGAATGTCAGCAGGTATTGCGTGTCGCTCACCGAAAGCGACATGCGCGGCGGCACGAAGAAAAAATCGAACGCGGCGACGGACAGGAACGACAGCATCACGCCCGGCCCGCGACCCAGCTTCACGGCTGTGAAGATCACGCCAAGCAGATACAGCATCACGAGGTTCGTGAGATCGATCCGGTCGATCAGCTGGCTCGCGATCAACGTCACGCCCGCGCAGATCGCGACGGCCCACGCGTAGCTGCGCGGCGGAGAACGGCGGTCGCGCGCGGCGATCAGCGCATCGCGCCAGGCTCGCCCTTCCGCGTCCGCGATGCGTTCGCGCGTCGTGCCTGCTGGGCCCGCTTCGTCGCTGCTCGCACGGATCAGCGTGAGATCGAGATCGCTAGCGCGTTCCGCGAGACGCTCGCCGAATGGACGGCGCAGCCAACGCGTGACGCCCGTGGCCGACGAGCCGCCCGCCACCAGCTTCGACACATTGCGCACGCGCGCATAGCCGACCAGCGTCGTGACGGCATCGGCGCCTGCCAGCGTCGCCGTTTCGGCACCGAGTTCGGCGGCGAGCTTGAGCGCGTCGAGCGTGCGTTCGCGGCGCGCGTCGGACAGCCGCTGCAGTTTCGGCGTTTCGACATACACGGCGATCCAGTCCGCCTTCAGGCTTGCAGCGAGACGCGCCGCCGCGCGCACCAGCAACGGCGCTTCGGGACCGGGACCGACACACACGAGGAGCCGCTCGCGTGCCTGCCAGATGCGCTGGATCGAACGATCGGCGCGGTACTCGCGCATCTGCGCATCGACGCGATCCGCCGTGCGCCGAAGTGCCAGTTCGCGCAGCGCAATCAGGTTGCCTTTTCGAAAGAAGTTGCGCACTGCGCGCTCGGCCTGTTGCGGCATGTAGACCTTGCCGTCGCGCATGCGGTCGAGCAGTTCTTCCGCGGGCAGATCGACGAGCGTCACTTCGTCGGCGCGATCGAATACGCGATCGGGCACCGTCTCCCACACGCGGATACCCGTGATCTGGCCGACCACGTCGTTGAGACTTTCGAGATGCTGGACGTTGACGGTCGTGTAGACATCGATGCCGGCGTCGAGCAGCTCGTAGACGTCCTGCCAGCGTTTCGCATGGCGGGCGCCAGGCACATTCGAATGCGCGAGTTCGTCGACGAGAATCAGTTGTGGTTTGCGCTCCAGCGCGGCGTCGAGGTCGAATTCGGCGAGCGACCGGGCACGGTATTCGATGCGCGCGAGCGGCAGGACATCGAGGCCTTCGAGTAGCGCGGCTGTTTCACCGCGGCCGTGTGTCTCCGCGATACCGACGACGACGTCGATGCCCTCTTCCATGCGGCGTCGTGCTGCTTGCAGCATTGCATACGTCTTGCCGACGCCGGCTGACGCGCCAAAGAAGATCTTGAGCTTGCCGCGCTGGCGTTTTTCTTCTTCTCGCTGGAGTTTGTCGAGGAGCTCGTCGGGGTCGGGGCGGGGCATAGTGTCGGTTATGCACTTTGTCGGTTATGCACTTTCGTGCGGGTATGGTGACATGGTTTTGCGTTTTTTCTGCCTGCGGCGCGAGTGGGCCCCCTCGGGGCGCGGGCGTTGCCGGTTCGGTTTTTGGTTTTGGTTTTTGGTTTTGGTTTTTTTGGCTTCCGCTGACATCCGCGTTTTGCTTCTGGTTGGCTGGCGTTGCCCCTGTGCGGGGCGGCACCTACTTTCCTTTGCCGCGGCAAAGAAAAGTAGGCAAAAGAAAGCCGCTCACCCCGCCAGTGCCTGTTCTTGCCCACGGGCCCCCAGCGTCCCCGTCCTCCATGCGGCAACGCGCTAGCTGGCGCGCGTTGCCAGCGCCTTGAACGGGCGCATCACCCGCTCCAGTCATCCGTAGTGCAGCCAGCGGCAGCGAATCGTCCGCGCCGCCCGGGTGGCAAACCGTGTGTAGGCGACCGCACCGCATGCGTTGCCGATCCTACGACACCGATCCCGCTTTTCAGTCCGGAGTGGCGCACTTCCATCGCGACGACCTACACACAGTTTGCCACCTGGGCGGCCGTGGAC from Paraburkholderia phymatum STM815 encodes the following:
- a CDS encoding DUF4118 domain-containing protein; its protein translation is MPRPDPDELLDKLQREEEKRQRGKLKIFFGASAGVGKTYAMLQAARRRMEEGIDVVVGIAETHGRGETAALLEGLDVLPLARIEYRARSLAEFDLDAALERKPQLILVDELAHSNVPGARHAKRWQDVYELLDAGIDVYTTVNVQHLESLNDVVGQITGIRVWETVPDRVFDRADEVTLVDLPAEELLDRMRDGKVYMPQQAERAVRNFFRKGNLIALRELALRRTADRVDAQMREYRADRSIQRIWQARERLLVCVGPGPEAPLLVRAAARLAASLKADWIAVYVETPKLQRLSDARRERTLDALKLAAELGAETATLAGADAVTTLVGYARVRNVSKLVAGGSSATGVTRWLRRPFGERLAERASDLDLTLIRASSDEAGPAGTTRERIADAEGRAWRDALIAARDRRSPPRSYAWAVAICAGVTLIASQLIDRIDLTNLVMLYLLGVIFTAVKLGRGPGVMLSFLSVAAFDFFFVPPRMSLSVSDTQYLLTFFGMLLTSLVIGHLTSSLRREARVARRREQRTGAMYAMARELAAALTTEQIVGIGSRHVSEVFRARVAVLLPDSADQVKQKIDDPDTTIMLDSASLDVDVGQWVYDQQKPAGHGTDTLPAARALYLPLRAPMRTRGVLAVVMEDERELDVPEQQRMLDAFAAQIALALERVHYVDIARDALVSMESERLRNSLLSAISHDLRTPLTAIVGFSSMLAAQRDARTDAQGELVDAIHEEALRMTGIVTNLLDMARLQAGSLKLNRQWSLLEETVGSALRDCRRTLARHPVTVSLPADLPLLQLDAVLMERLFANLFENAAKYVPPDTPLMIGAQCIEENGTPFVRVTVDDTGPGLPPGMEARIFEKFTRGEKESAKPGIGLGLAICRAIAEAHGGKIGAANRIAADGRVEGARFWFTLPIDTPPPVPDVSDLPDEAAAEPDPEPHRRQQADTHPHTHS